CGCGGACGATCTCGGTGGAGTCTCCAAGTCCCCGGGGAGGAGGGAGGCGGGCGAGCCGCGCGCACGCGCCACCTGGCGGCCGTGGAGTCCCGGACTGCGTGCGGAGGAGGCGTCCGCGGCTCCGGGCCAGGTGTGAGGGAGGAGCAGATggtgaggaggagggagtgggaagggggCCCCCGCCGCTGCCAAATCCCGGGCGGTCGCCCGCACCGTCACCATGGCGACGGAGGAAGGAGGAGCGCGCCCGGCCCCACACTTTTCTAGGACCTAGAAACTAGTCCTTCGGTGGCCCAGGGAGGGCCTCAATCTGAACTAGAGGCCCCGGTGACCTTCGCGCTTGAGTCAGCCCCGCGCTCGCCCACCACCCCACGTTTCTTTATGCCCACGGCTTCTAGATGTGACTGTCCTAGCTAAGACGCCTTAGAGGCTAAGGCTTCCTTGCGCCCTCACGTGGGCAGGGCTCGCTAATTTGCTCGCCGACATCCTGGGGCAGGATCGATGTCGCTGTTGTACAGACTAGCATGGaatttgtcatcctcctgcctcagtctccagagcatGTTACTGAAGGCATACCCACCAAGCTTGACTACAGGATAGACACCCTTCGGACTTTACCAGCTTTTCTCAGCAACGGTATGgccttgtttttggttttgttgtagttttctttaacacagggttttttttgtgtggccctgtctgtcttggaactcactctgtggagcatctgacattgaactcagagatccccccccccactccgcctctgtctcctgagggctgggattaaaaaagcctgtgcccccactgcccggaatctctgagttcaaggccagcctggtctacagagcgagttcccgGACAaacagggccacacagagaaatcctgttttgaaaaaccaaacaaaaaaaaaaaaaaaacaaaagctaaaaactACGTttggggctggagcgatgactctgtagttaagagcattgttgctcttgcagagggctggggttcaattcccatcacccttACGATGGCTCATGACCAgaggatctggcgccctcttttgAATTCTGCAGGTAAAACAGTGTGCATGCAGGTAAaccactcatacatataaataaatctgaagtaagtgtgtgtgtgtgtgtgtgtgtgtgtgtgtgtgtgtgtgtgtgcgcgcgcgcgcgcccgtGCTCAGGCTGGGATGCCACAGTGCGCCTTGTAGAGGTGAGAGGCtgacttttgggagtcagtttccTCTACCACATGGGGCACTGAAAAGGATCTCCAGTcctcaggctcagcagcagggGCTAAGTTCTAGGGCAGACATCaataactacagagaaaccctgtctcgaaaatcgaaagaaagagagagagagagagagagagagagagagagagagaaactcaatgGTGCAGCAGATGTATGCCTGGCATTGCATGTTTTcccagtgtttttctgtgtagcccgggaactagctttgtagaccaggctggcctccaacttggagatccacctgtctctgtctcctgagcactgggattaaaggcgaggcatgtgtcaccactgacTCCCTTGCACAGGCTTGGCATTAAGGCATTAGAGGCCCTGGGTTACAGCAGCACTGACAAGGGGAAGTAGAGTAGGAGTGTCCCAAAGGCGAGAGCAGCAGGCTGCACCAGGAGGAAGTGCAGCTGAGTcagcaggaagtgggggggggattGACTTGGGTGTGTTTGTGATAGGAAGCTGGACCCAAGGCATGGACAGAGTTCatggagtagaggcaggagatccAGAAACGCTGCTTGAGTTTGGTTGCTAAGAGATCAGGTGGCGTAACCCCCATCACAAGAGAGCACCCACTGCAAGAGGAAGGCCATTCTAGCGAAGGGGGCACTAGAACGAGGAGAAGCAAGAGTCAGTGATATGGGACACTGTTCTGTGAGGTTGCTGGGTGTCTGTAGGAAGTCACAGTCTAGGAAGGAAGGGGTCAGAGCTGAGCCTGGATGCTCTGGGATGATGAAGTGGGAGCACAGGAGTAGGGTCAGCTCTGGGGCCCAGGGGAGATGAAGAAAGGAGTCCAGAAGGCCAGGGACGTCTAGGGACACCAGGGTCAGAGCTGATAgccctcttcccttccacccGCCATGTCTTCATTTCTGAAGCTGGAAAGAACTGGAAAGACTGTTTACTTCACATTTAGAGAAGACACCAACATGTTCTCCACCTCTGGAGATACAAGGAGATTCCGGTCAAGACACTGACAGGAGGGGCAAGAACACCATCAGCTgctgagaaaggggagagaacGAGGATTCAGGACCCAGCCTCCTCCGACAGATGCATGGCTCCAGCTTCCTCAAGTCCCGCCAGGTACCTTTCTCCGGTGGTGGAAAGCAGCCCTGCTTGCCTCAGGGTTGATCCGCAGGGGAATGGAGGCATTGAGGCGGTACAGTTGCTGGGAGCCTCCCATCACCAGGTGACTCTCTCCAATCTCCAGGGTCAGCCCTTGAGCTCCGTCCTGGGGATGAGGTAAGGTCAGCCCacagccccagcactgggaaactATGGCTACAAGGTCGTACCATGCATGGCTGTGGtttcaatcctcagaaccaaaACAATGCAAACAAAATCAAAGGACAGTAACTCTAAGTCTCAAGGAACTCAGACTCGGAGAGCAGTGGTTGCACCTGCtggttttctgggtctggggaCAGCCCCACATCACTGCCTCCAGAGACCTAACCCAAACCCAGGAGTCCaggcccagcctcctccctcagacccaggagtcCAGGCCCNNNNNNNNNNNNNNNNNNNNNNNNNNNNNNNNNNNNNNNNNNNNNNNNNNNNNNNNNNNNNNNNNNNNNNNNNNNNNNNNNNNNNNNNNNNNNNNNNNNNNNNNNNNNNNNNNNNNNNNNNNNNNNNNNNNNNNNNNNNNNNNNNNNNNNNNNNNNNNNNNNNNNNNNNNNNNNNNNNNNNNNNNNNNNNNNNNNNNNNNNNCCTCCCTCCTCAGACCCAAGAGTCCAGGCCCAGCCTCCCTCCTCAGACCCAGGACTTTGGCTCCTTGATGTCCTGACCCAGTCCCAGGGTGTCCAGACTCTAGTTCTTTTCTGACTAAAAATCCGGCACTCACCAGCTTTGGGAGGTCAACTTCGGCCAAGAGGAGGTCAGGGGCTTCCAACCAAAGGTTCAGGTGAGGCCGTTCTGGGCTGTATGGAAACAATGGCAGACTGAGGGTGACCACCTGGTCTGACAGCCCTGTACCCTCTACTTGgcttcctgtcccttcctccctccatccaacTCTGAGTCTCGGTTCTGTCCCTGCATCCCAAAAGACCCAGGATGGTCATCAGCCCTGGTATTCATGAAGGCTCACCCCTCAAGGGTCCCCAGCTCCTGGATCTGAGGGCGTTGCTGGGAGCGAATGTTCTGCTGTGAGATGGAGCCCAGGAAAGGCCGATACTTCAGCATGCGCCATTCTGAGAGTTGCAGAGGGGGAGGTCGCTGAAGTGGGGTTCCCTCAGGTGGTGCCTCCCAGTCCACAGAGGCTAGGCCACCTTCCCAGACACTTTCTGCTCTGACCTGGCAATCTTGACTTTAGAAGGTCCTACCCACCTTagcaccacccacccacccccagtagACTCCTGACCCCGCCCCTTCTCAGCCCCACCTTCACTCCGAAAAGCTCCACCCCCTGCTGAGAGCTGGTGGAGGAAATCGCTGACACACTGGACTCACCTCTCCCAGTGTGCCATCCAGGCCGTTCCCACTGCCCTCGGGCCTCTCACCTGGATTTAGCTGTAAACCATACTTGTCCTCAAGCCCCTCTCTGGCAATGGTGACCACCAGCTCCCGCAAGAAATCGCTGTTCTAAGGTGAGACAAACAAGAGACAGGATGGTGGGGACGGGGTTGGGGTAAGCACCCTCCCCGGGCCTTGCCTATTACATACACCCCACCTGCATCCTCAGGTAGAAGTTGCTGTTGACGGCAACATCATAGGCAGTACAGCCCTGACCttctgtggaaagaaagaaggaacaaggGCCCTGCAACCCTCCGTGTAACACCCATAACGAGAACTTACCAAGGACCAGATCCAAGACACGGGAAGTGAGACCAGCACACACTCCCCAGGCAACTCTGACCAGGTCCTTCTTGGCTTCCAGGCTCAACTCCAGGTTGATGCCCATATCCCCAAGACAGACCCTGATCCTCTCCAGTGGCCCCAAGAACCACCTCCCTCTATCCTGCCCACCTCTAGGAAAAAGCTCATGTctgctctagagaaccctgactgtcTACACTTACAGTCTCTCCTCATTGATGCCCATCAGTCTCTGTATcccccagacatggcccttgtcAATTTCCCATGTAGCTCAGCGTGGCCTCTAGCTttcagcaattctcctgcctcagcaccctaAGAGCTAATACTGTAAGAGTGAGCCCCCATGTCCAGCTCACTAGTCATCTCTGCTTAAAACCCTCATCAAATCTTtcctgagacaggtttctctgtagccctggctgtcctggaactagctctgtagaccaggctgaccgcaaactcacagagatctgcctgcctgtgctacctagtgctgggataaaggtgtgcaccaccactgcccagttaacTCTTCAATCTTCGATCAGACTACTACTGTTCCAGGCAGCCTTCTCTGAAGCCTCCTTAACTCAGTGAAGAGCCCCAGGGCATGTTCCCTGAAGGCCTGGGTCAATCTGCTCTGGCTCCCAACCCTGATTGGAAGCTCCAGAGACTCGCAGGATCTTGAGGGAAGAGACTTGGTGTCTTCTGAGGGTACTGACTTGCATCCAGCTCAGCATGTGGCTCTCCCAGGCTCATGGGGATTCGGAAGCCAGCTTGGTCCTCCTCCAGCATCTGAAGCAGTTCGTCCTCAGTCACGTCCAccgggggagggatggagggagagtggCAGATGTTGATGAAAACCTTTCCTTCCGATGAGTTGGTCTTTATGCAGAAACCTGCACAAGTGGGTTTATCTTGGCCATCTGTCCTAGGCAGTCTCGTTCTCACCCCACACCCACCCtctcccttttttgagacaaggtctctcactctgtacCGAGGCTGGCCCAGACTTGGGATACTCCTGcctcctgagattacaggccctcaccaccacacccagttccttctccatttcaatttttattacatgcacttattttgtgtgtatatgtgggtgggtgtgtgcacacatgtgcattcatgcCATGGCTGTTGTGTGTgatggtcagagaacaacattcAGGAGTCACCAGGCTGAGTGCCAGGCCTTTCCTTGCTCAGCCCTCTTGCTGGCTCCTCTCACTCTCTGGCTCTGGCCTCTGTTCCCCTCTACCTCCCTCAGGCCCATGACATTTTCTTACTTTCCCGCTCTGCTCTCTGTGGTTCAGTatttctgatcttcctacctGTGCATTCACCTAACTACTTCTAGGCCTTTGTATGTAGTTATGATCTCTCTACTTCATCCTGTGTCCCCTGCTCCTAGTTTCTCCTGTCCTCTCTCAGGGTCTCCCATCCTTGCTCTGGGATACTCtaaatctctctctctatgtgtacacacacagacacacacaaatacatacacacatatacatacatgtgtatatacatctATAAGTATAtaaacattcacatatatgttcctatatatttatatctatttctcACCAGGCTGAGGCCGGATCTGTGTAGATTCTGACCTTTCCATCTGGGCTTGCTGGAGCTCTTTGGAAGCCTGTGAGGGGGAAAAAACACAACCCTCCATGATGCTTCTGTCCTGTCAAAACCCTCATGTGCTTTCCAAATGTTTATAGGACACCTCGTCTGTGATGGCTGGGGAGCACAGGTTTTTTactaatattatatatttttgttttttgaatcagggtttctctgtgtagccctggttgttctggaactcactctgtagaccaggctgttctcaaactcatagattatatctgcctgcctgtgtatccccagtgcagggattaaaggcgtgcagcaccaccacccggctcactTGTTATATTATACAGTCtagctcccttttctttttacagGACTCCCAATATCACCCcaactccatttcttttaaaatctagtaAACTTTGAGCTAAACAACTACGATTCCCATAGGCCTCCTTGCTACCGCAGGgcattctgggaactgaagcagCATCTCTGAGCGCCAgtgtataaatatttaaacaccCAGATTCCCAAAAGTCCAGTCAGGCCGCACCTGCAGTAGCATCTCCTGAAACCGCACGGTCTCATCACCCATCGACTCTGCATCGCTTAACTCTGGTGCCAGAAGCTTCGACTCCGCCATGGCCCTGGAAAAAAGTCCTAGGCGTTCAAAACGTGGAGAACTTTTCCCGGACAAACGAGGCCAGTTTATTGCAGGACCTCGGTCGATTCTAACACACCGCACTCTACCCAGAACTCTAAGATCTGTGTTGGTAATGGTCTACAGTTCCGTGCGAAGAAGGCACTGTCTCCTCAAGCGTGTTGGGTCTCTTGATCGGTCCTGTTTGGCCGATGCGTAAATGAAAGACACACTTCCGGCCTCTGTAACCAAGGAACTGAAGTAGCCACACTTCCGACGACTCAAAGCCCGATCATTCAAGCAGGCCCCGCGCTGACAATTTGTATTAGAAAGCTGAAGTCACGCCCCCTAACTAGCCAATCAAAAGTAAGACCTGAGGCGGCTCGTGGAACGACATACTTCTTGAATCAATAAAACCTACATTTCTGCCTTTCGCTAACAACTGCGGGCTGTTCAGTGCAGAAAGGACTGTCACTCTGAAAATTTAGTATCTCTGTATGTGGCTCTTGTCTATCGTGCGTTAGGCTCTGGGTCCGAtcccacccaacacacacacccttaatttcAATACTATTAACTACCCTTTTTTGGGcaaaatgaagatttttgtttataaaaaaaaaaaccatgggccgggcggtggtggcgcacgcctttaatcccagcactcgggaggcagaggcaggcggatctctgtgagttcgagaccagcctggtctacaagaNNNNNNNNNNNNNNNNNNNNNNNNNNNNNNNNNNNNNNNNNNNNNNNNNNNNNNNNNNNNNNNNNNNNNNNNNNNNNNNNNNNNNNNNNNNNNNNNNNNNaaaaaaaaaaaaaaaacatggggaggagaggagaagctggagagatgattcagtttTTGAGAGCCTACTGGTCTTCGAAAaaaccagggtttgattcccagcacccacatggtgactccaGGTCTacgggatccaacgccctcttctggcctcctgggggtACTCCATGCACTTGATTCACAAGACCTGCAGGGAGGCAAAATACCCAAGCacgcaaaacaaaagcaaatctttgcttactttaaaaagaataaaatattagtgctggagagatgactcagtggttaagaacacgtTGCTTTCAGAAAGGGCAGGTTCAGCTCCTAACACCCACTtggtggttcacagctgcctgtaactccggcCCCAGTGGCTCCAcggctctcttctggcctccacaggcactgtacccacgtggtgcacagacatacatgcggagAAACACCCATAccagtaaaagaaagataaatatttttagctgagtggtggtggtgtacacctttaatcccagcacttgggaggcagaaggaagcggtgctctaagttcgaggccagcctggtctacagagcaaattgtAGGACTGAAAGGGCTCTAGAAGGCCAGGGCATGGCAAGCACGGCTCTGCAGCCCgtgcccttcctctttccttctcccctgctAAACCATAGATTACACCCCTAAaactagccaccaaggtctagtcCCTTGTTTGGCCACTTCCTACTCCTGAGGCTGACCGACAAGGCCTAGTAGTCAAAGtactgaagtccagcaatcacAAGTCCCCAGTCCCCTTTGGCTACCCTAATTAACATggccaattaaaattaaacacctcacccTAACATGGggcttcccctttccctttataaactgccatttccCCATGTGCCACGTCTGCCTCCACTTTATCCAGAGGCAGCCCTTTGTTCCTCCAGGGCCAATATCCTTCCCCCAGCCATGGCCTGCTATCCCCCTGTCATTATCCCTCTCGGGCAAATAATCTCCTTTGTGTTGAGAACTTGGTCTTATGCTCCgatcctttctttctatttctttttgggttttcaagacagggttcgcTGTGTAGccagggctgtcctggaactcgctctgtagaccagactggcctcgaaccctGGGATCCGCCAGtctgtgtctcccaagtgctggaccaAAGGCCTGTGCTGTCACCGCCCAGCGACTCCTGtccccagggctacacagagaaacctatctctaaaaacaaacaaacaaaaaaattgcttTTCAACTATCCCTGGGACCCTGTGCCAGCTCTTGTTCCCTAGTGGACTCTTGGACTAAAAGCTGCACTATCTGCCTCCAGTTCTTTCTACCCCGNNNNNNNNNNNNNNNNNNNNNNNNNNNNNNNNNNNNNNNNNNNNNNNNNNNNNNNNNNNNNNNNNNNNNNNNNNNNNNNNNNNNNNNNNNNNNNNNNNNNNNNNNNNNNNNNNNNNNNNNctcgaactcacagagatccgcctgcctctgcctcccgagttctgggattaaaggcgtgcgccaccaccgcccggctttttcttggtttttcgagacagggtttctctgtagttttggagcctgtcctggaactcacagtttcacctgcctctctgcctcccaagtgctgggattaaaggtgtgcgccaccaccgtccggccaaCTTATTTTTCTAAAGAGTCAAAATGACAATATGCTGTCCTCCCAACGCTGGAGCCCTTCTGTTAATGCGGAGATCTCCGCCCCGCCCCGTTGCTGTTATCCaggaaactacatttcccagcgtCCGCCCACGGGAGCCTGGTGTGGCTCTAAAGGGGGAGGGACGCGCCCTCGAGCTCGCGCCCCGCCCTAGCCTGTAGGTTCCGCCCCTTTGGCTGGAGTGGGCGGTGCCGCCCTTCGGACCTCCACGTTCCCAAGGTTCTTCCTCAGGCAGTCCTCCGCGGAAGGCGTTCGGCGAGCGATGGCGGCCACGCGTGTCCGACCCTGCGCCCGCGAGATTTTCACGACACTGGAGTACGGACCGGTGCCGGAGAGCCACGCATGCGCACTGGTGAGAGCTTGCCCGGCGGCGGCCGTCTACTCCCTAGCTCAGGATTACGGGCTGCATTTGGCGCGCGGGTTCCCGTCGTCCTATGCGGCATTCTCGGAAGCTCCGCCCCCCCAGCTCGCGTGATTCCCTCCGCGAGTCTCGTGGACGGGGTCGTGTGCCGCACGCCGCCGTGGCGTTTCTTCAGCACCCGTCAGGGAGACTCACGGGAACGCTCAAAACCCCAAGTTGGTCAGAACTTCCTGTGAACCCCCAACCCCTATGAGTTCCCATGATCCTCAGGGACCATTTGAACCCTTCAATTTAGTGGGTTTCTTTTAGAGATTTTCATGTTCATAATTAATCCTTAAGAGCCTCATGATCCTGGACTAAGAAGTAAACTCTTGTAAGCCGTCAGGGTCTTCCAGAACCCACTTGGCTTCCTGGTGGAATTCAGTAGGGTGCCTGGGATTATTTTGCTCCTGGTCCCACTAGATACTAAGGGGATTGGAGAGATAACCCTCACTACCAGATGGGCTCCAACTTCGGAAGGACAGCATTATAACACTCAAGTTTAAGAGTGTTAATCCCAAAGATTAGAGGAGAAAGACCACCGACCTAAATCATCATGgcaaaattaattaaagcaagcttttttatttCTACCTTAAGGCGGGGTTCAAGAGGTCAGCCTTGCATGTGAGGAAGATAAGGTTTTTATATTTTAGGTTTCCAAATGAATTCGGAAGGCAAAATAgtctttgaggtttcaggagCAGAACATAAACTCAGCAAGTTAGAATGAGCTTGCTGAAACAGACAGGACTGTAACAAGGTAGCCCTAACCTCTTGAAACAAAGATAGTCTTGTAAGATGGCtacaactttttgaaacaaaggcatggttgCCGTTTCCTGTAGCAGGCAGCACAGAACTATTTGTAGTTAATTTAAGGTTCCAGGTTGGGCATAGCCCAATCCCTGAGAAACAGGTTTAGTCGAAAATAGGAATGAATGAGCCAACCTACTgtgtctttactataagatggtgtcaagcctaagatggaggcaggctgctTCATGAAGAGGTGCAAGGAGGTGACACCAGGTGCTGGCTAGAGGCCAGTCAGCTGTCCCTGCATGGAGTCCAGC
The nucleotide sequence above comes from Microtus ochrogaster isolate Prairie Vole_2 unplaced genomic scaffold, MicOch1.0 UNK14, whole genome shotgun sequence. Encoded proteins:
- the Pih1d1 gene encoding PIH1 domain-containing protein 1 isoform X2, which gives rise to MAESKLLAPELSDAESMGDETVRFQEMLLQASKELQQAQMERSESTQIRPQPGFCIKTNSSEGKVFINICHSPSIPPPVDVTEDELLQMLEEDQAGFRIPMSLGEPHAELDAKGQGCTAYDVAVNSNFYLRMQNSDFLRELVVTIAREGLEDKYGLQLNPEWRMLKYRPFLGSISQQNIRSQQRPQIQELGTLEGPERPHLNLWLEAPDLLLAEVDLPKLDGAQGLTLEIGESHLVMGGSQQLYRLNASIPLRINPEASRAAFHHRRKLMVFLPLLSVS
- the Pih1d1 gene encoding PIH1 domain-containing protein 1 isoform X1; the encoded protein is MAESKLLAPELSDAESMGDETVRFQEMLLQASKELQQAQMERSESTQIRPQPGFCIKTNSSEGKVFINICHSPSIPPPVDVTEDELLQMLEEDQAGFRIPMSLGEPHAELDAKGQGCTAYDVAVNSNFYLRMQNSDFLRELVVTIAREGLEDKYGLQLNPEWRMLKYRPFLGSISQQNIRSQQRPQIQELGTLEGPERPHLNLWLEAPDLLLAEVDLPKLDGAQGLTLEIGESHLVMGGSQQLYRLNASIPLRINPEASRAAFHHRRKQLMVFLPLLSVS